In Gossypium arboreum isolate Shixiya-1 chromosome 5, ASM2569848v2, whole genome shotgun sequence, a single genomic region encodes these proteins:
- the LOC108453147 gene encoding chalcone synthase 2-like, which translates to MVTVEEVRKAQRAQGPATVLAIGTSTPPNCVDQSTYPDYYFRITNSEHKTELKEKFKRMCEKSMIKKRYMYLTEEILKENPNVCAYMEPSLDARQDMVVVEVPKLGKEAAARAIKEWGQPKSKITHLVFCTTSGVDMPGADYQLTKLLGLRPSVKRLMMYQQGCFAGGTVLRVAKDLAENNEGARVLVVCSEITAVTFRGPSDTHLDSLVGQALFGDGAAAVIIGSDPIREIEKPLFELVSAAQTILPDSDGAIDGHLREVGLTFHLLKDVPGLISKNIEKSLVEAFQPLGITDWNSLFWIAHPGGPAILDQVEAKLALKPEKLRATRHVLSEYGNMSSACVLFILDEMRNKSREDGVQTTGEGLEWGVLFGFGPGLTVETVVLHSIPA; encoded by the exons ATGGTGACCGTTGAGGAAGTCCGTAAGGCTCAACGTGCCCAAGGGCCGGCCACGGTGTTGGCGATCGGCACATCAACTCCACCAAATTGCGTTGATCAAAGCACGTATCCTGACTATTACTTCCGTATCACAAATAGTGAGCACAAGACTGAGCTGAAAGAGAAATTCAAGCGCATGT GCGAAAAATCAATGATTAAGAAGCGGTACATGTACTTAACGGAAGAGATTCTGAAGGAGAACCCGAATGTATGTGCATACATGGAACCTTCATTAGATGCTAGGCAAGACATGGTGGTGGTTGAGGTGCCAAAGCTCGGCAAAGAAGCCGCCGCTAGAGCCATTAAAGAATGGGGCCAGCCCAAGTCCAAGATCACCCACCTTGTCTTCTGCACCACCAGTGGCGTCGACATGCCTGGCGCCGACTACCAGCTCACCAAGCTTTTGGGCCTCCGCCCCTCCGTTAAGCGCCTCATGATGTACCAACAAGGCTGCTTCGCCGGCGGCACGGTGCTGCGTGTGGCCAAGGACTTGGCCGAGAATAACGAAGGTGCTCGAGTCCTCGTTGTTTGCTCGGAAATCACCGCCGTCACCTTCCGGGGACCTAGTGACACTCACCTAGATAGTCTCGTCGGCCAAGCGTTGTTCGGCGATGGTGCTGCTGCTGTTATAATCGGTTCGGACCCGATTCGTGAAATCGAGAAgccattgtttgaacttgtttcaGCAGCTCAAACAATCTTGCCAGACAGTGACGGTGCCATTGATGGTCACCTTCGTGAAGTAGGTCTTACGTTCCATCTCCTCAAGGATGTTCCAGGGCTTATTTCTAAGAACATTGAAAAAAGCTTAGTCGAGGCATTTCAGCCATTGGGAATCACTGACTGGAACTCCCTTTTCTGGATAGCTCACCCAGGTGGTCCAGCCATATTGGACCAGGTGGAAGCCAAGTTAGCCCTTAAGCCTGAAAAGCTACGAGCCACAAGGCACGTTCTTTCAGAGTATGGGAACATGTCGAGTGCCTGTGTGCTGTTCATTTTGGACGAGATGAGGAATAAATCAAGAGAAGATGGGGTTCAGACCACGGGTGAAGGGCTCGAGTGGGGAGTCCTGTTTGGGTTCGGACCAGGGCTCACCGTTGAGACGGTGGTTCTCCATAGCATCCCCGCTTAA